A part of Periophthalmus magnuspinnatus isolate fPerMag1 chromosome 14, fPerMag1.2.pri, whole genome shotgun sequence genomic DNA contains:
- the zbtb20 gene encoding zinc finger and BTB domain-containing protein 20: protein MTERIHNINLHNFSNSVLETLNEQRNRGHFCDVTVRIHGSMLRAHRCVLAAGSPFFQDKLLLGYSDIEIPSVVSVQSIQKLIDFMYSGILRVSQSEALQILTAASILQIKTVIDECTRIVSQNVGLAGPGGFPVIPGDSGQDTPRGTPESGTSGPSSDAESSYMQTSSQQNVERTITSLYGYTNLSQLNGKQDRSHYISSLSSYDPTVGPHKDQQAQDPPWINRLQERSNQGDRFPESTTHCRKQPRPIRVQIKQEDVDEYGCYETLPECQDNGDNAVESESKGESFDSGVSSTLSNEPEAAEQQPGYMSGYSREATGESQHSDGPSVQIEVNDSSPEQAQDMEDIDTSHSTTDSSMMQPLQNSVMSHPLQSAPHYTSNLRMPLNVTSNPQVMGAGSTFLPTLFPGQSPSNSKPFLYLPGQQQPPFVAVPPPSMPSFPNPLPVPQSPVQQPTGAGLTQGEKKPYECTLCSKTFTAKQNYVKHMFVHTGEKPHQCSICWRSFSLKDYLIKHMVTHTGVRAYQCSICNKRFTQKSSLNVHMRLHRGEKSYECYICKKKFSHKTLLERHMALHCAGGSVMGMGIAEAGGTPGPVSIPMPMAVPEPGAGVVALAMPVEGGAGVGTGVGTGVGVAAEASCQEGTSYVCSVCPVKFEQIENFNDHMRKHVPDG, encoded by the exons ATGACCGAGCGCATTCATAACATCAACCTTCACAACTTCAGTAACTCTGTTCTCGAGACCCTCAATGAGCAACGCAATCGTGGGCACTTCTGTGACGTGACAGTTCGAATCCATGGAAGTATGCTGCGAGCTCACCGCTGCGTCCTGGCTGCTGGGAGCCCCTTCTTTCAAGACAAGCTGCTGTTGGGCTACAGCGACATCGAGATCCCGTCGGTGGTCTCCGTACAGTCCATCCAGAAGCTCATAGACTTTATGTACAGTGGGATCCTGCGTGTCTCTCAGTCTGAGGCCTTGCAGATCCTCACTGCTGCCAGCATCCTTCAGATCAAGACGGTCATCGATGAGTGCACGCGCATCGTGTCCCAGAACGTGGGCCTGGCCGGGCCAGGGGGCTTCCCTGTGATCCCCGGAGACTCGGGACAGGACACCCCCCGAGGAACACCTGAATCTGGCACCTCTGGACCCAGTAGTGATGCCGAATCCAGCTATATGCAAACATCATCACAGCAAAATGTGGAGCGCACCATCACATCGCTGTACGGCTACACCAACCTGTCCCAGCTGAATGGCAAACAGGACCGCTCCCACTACATCAGCTCTCTGTCCAGCTATGACCCAACTGTGGGGCCTCACAAAGACCAACAGGCCCAGGACCCCCCATGGATCAACCGACTGCAGGAGCGTTCAAATCAGGGGGACCGCTTCCCAGAGTCCACCACCCACTGTCGCAAACAGCCCAGACCCATCCGAGTGCAGATTAAGCAGGAGGATGTGGATGAGTATGGCTGCTACGAAACCCTGCCCGAGTGCCAGGACAACGGGGACAATGCGGTGGAGAGCGAGTCCAAAGGAGAGAGCTTCGACTCTGGGGTGAGCTCCACTCTAAGCAACGAGCCGGAAGCGGCGGAGCAACAGCCAGGCTACATGTCAGGCTATAGCCGAGAGGCGACAGGAGAGTCCCAGCACTCTGACGGCCCCTCTGTGCAAATAGAGGTCAATGACTCGTCCCCAGAACAAGCCCAGGACATGGAGGACATAGACACGTCCCACAGCACTACTGACAGTAGCATGATGCAACCCCTGCAAAATTCTGTCATGTCTCACCCCCTGCAAAGTGCCCCACACTACACCAGCAACCTGAGGATGCCGCTAAATGTGACCAGCAACCCCCAAGTCATGGGCGCTGGCAGCACCTTCCTGCCTACTCTCTTCCCCGGTCAGTCGCCCAGCAACAGCAAGCCTTTCCTGTACCTGCCCGGTCAGCAGCAGCCCCCGTTTGTGGCAGTGCCGCCGCCCTCCATGCCTTCATTCCCAAACCCTCTGCCTGTCCCACAGTCACCTGTGCAGCAGCCGACGGGCGCAGGCCTGACTCAGGGGGAGAAGAAGCCCTACGAATGCACTCTGTGCAGTAAGACCTTTACTGCCAAGCAGAACTACGTCAAACACATGTTTGTCCACACCG GTGAGAAGCCCCATCAGTGCAGCATCTGCTGGCGCTCGTTCTCCCTGAAGGATTACCTAATCAAACACATGGTGACACACACAGGGGTGCGCGCCTACCAGTGCAGCATCTGCAACAAGCGCTTCACCCAGAAGAGCTCCCTCAACGTGCACATGCGCCTGCACCGCGGAGAGAAGTCCTACGAGTGCTACATCTGCAAGAAGAAGTTCTCACACAAAACGCTCCTGGAGCGTCACATGGCCCTGCACTGCGCCGGGGGGTCGGTGATGGGGATGGGCATAGCGGAGGCGGGCGGGACGCCTGGGCCCGTGTCCATTCCCATGCCCATGGCGGTACCCGAGCCCGGGGCGGGCGTGGTGGCGTTGGCCATGCCTGTGGAAGGAGGAGCGGGCGTGGGCACAGGCGTGGGGACGGGCGTGGGCGTTGCTGCTGAGGCCAGCTGCCAAGAAGGGACCAGCTATGTGTGCTCCGTCTGCCCTGTCAAGTTCGAGCAAATTGAAAACTTCAATGACCACATGCGAAAGCATGTCCCTGATGGATAA